DNA from Xiphias gladius isolate SHS-SW01 ecotype Sanya breed wild chromosome 9, ASM1685928v1, whole genome shotgun sequence:
cctgcagcagcagaggcgtTTTGGTTTCAAGCCAACCTCATGTGAAATGTCGGAGTCAGACTGTTGGTGTTGCTTGTTTTACACATTCTTTGTCAATCTGTGCTTCTCTTTTATTCagacaattgatttttttctttttaaaataacatttaatttaaattgtatttttagatttcttTTCGAAttcatgtaatttgtttttctattgtatttatttttactttttgttttatttgtttttaatttattgaagtTTTCTTtctatcatttattttgtcattttaaatatttttgaattgattattttaaattgatttaacttttaaattcatCTAATTAGCTTCAATTGACTCTCATCGATGCATTTTCACGGTTTTACTTCTCTTCTCAAGAAGACAAGTAAAACTTAACTGtcgatgaagaccatgagatgcgGTCAAAAACTCAGGAAAAGCTAGTACGTGGATCTTTGTGgatcttctttttttgtcttttaagtcAAACTACCACTTCCATGATCAAAACTAAACGTTTATGctgaactttgtttttgaaaagtggtTTTTAAATCTAGTTTTTTGGATTTGCTTTACCCGGTCGTATTTAACTCCATTCGATTCATTTTTCCCCGGAGCAGACTGCACCTAATGCCTCAGACTGGTGGGGAACGGAGACGATTACACGTTCATTGGCAAACGCGTCTTTAAAATCATGTTCGTCCCCAACGTACTTTTCTTACGCTCTCCGGTAACAGTCGTTTCATCCTCTGAGGTCGAATGCGACCAGTTTATGTGgaacaaaatgtctgtttgtgtgtttcagaccCCCCAGAGATTTGGATTCGAAAGCTTGTGTAACAATTGGAGAGAAggtaatttcttttctttggctCATTTTTGAGTTCCTTTCATCTTTGCACCTTTCCTACTCCCATTCAaggtttatatattttttctcctcacctTGGGCTCTTACATAACTCttggttgttttttccttttttccctctccccgTGTATTTTTGGTTGAGTAAGGTCCCTCACCCTCCCTCAGTCTACAGAGGTCGGCTTAATAAAGGATCTGTTAGCTGTAAAGAACGCCCCAGTGAACATTACAGCTGAATTGAACACTTGTGATTGTGGGGAGACTGGAATGTCTTTTATTGCCCATTGGgcagtaaaaatatttattttaaactcatCAAATAAGTGGAATTTTCCATTGGCAGAGGTGCCTGCTTTTTCTCTGCTCCAGTTGGCCAGAAGTCAAagtgaatggattttttttttttcctttgcttgaATCATTTAAAGAAGTAAGAAAAGGCGTTTTGCATCTTGCTGCactgagaaggagagagtgttTGGTGATTCAGGCTTCAGAGCTTTGTTACCATTCACAGGGAGGCGAGAGACACCGGCACACTGATTACCTGTGTTCACTCTTGTAATTgttcttgtgtttctgtgttgaatCTCTGCCGTCAAGTGTCTGCATCCCCCCTCATCTGGTCTCTTGTTGTGTCTGGAGCAGAATTTCGAGGTGAAGGCAGATGACCTGGAGCAGATCTGCGAGCTCGGCCGGGGAGCGTACGGCGTGGTGGACAAGATGAGGCACGTGCCCAGTGGCCTGATCATGGCTGTCAAGGTGGGGGAAGGAAAGAGCTGCGGACAGTTGATTTCCACGCTTTCAGAACCGCTCGTGTTCGGGGTCACGTTTAGGGTCTTTGACGGGCTTGCTGGTTTGGTTCAGTTTGTTCAGGCTGGTGTGAAGACAAAGCAAAGTAACTACATCTACTCTGTGGGAGAGCGGTTGGGTGATTTTTAGCATGAATTCAAAAGCTAAACTACAATTAAGTTCATCTGCTTGTCATGTAAAGAAAGCAACtctggcaacaacaacaacacatctggcttatccagatgttgctCTGCTGACTTCACCAGGCTGCACCACCACTCCTGTGTCAGCTGAgccttcctgcagctcctctgcagTCATGTGGGGGTTTGGCTTTTGCCTATCTGCCCAGCAGAcgtgcagttttatctgaaagttttcttgatCTTCCACATCTTGTCTTGGCTTCCACAGTTCCCATTAACTGCAATTTCTTAATGACATTGGAAAGTTCAAGCTGGAAGCACTTTgatatcttttatctttttatagcccccccccaccctctccCCCGGCTCCTCCGCCCTCCCCCGATCTTTAgtcagctgcttagaggagcccatggtcGTTGAGTGTTACCACAAGGTTTGGACAGAATTTGTCATCAGCTGATAATTGCCAATGCCAATTCTTGACCTGCCTCACAAGTCCTAACGAGTCAATTAAGGCTTGATGAGTTAATGAAATCCTGAGTGTTTTACAAGTAGAAGGGTGCCAGTAGGGTTTACTTGCCAGTCTATACGGTTTCATGTTTAAACCTCTTGCTTTGTCTGTAACAAGTCAGTATGAACATGAACCAGACCACAACTAAAAGGCAGCaaagtttcatgttttttccttgATCCCGACCAAATCAACCAAACTGCAGATGTGTACGCACACTCGAACCTTTACAACAACTTATTTGGATCCGGGAGTGTTTAATGTTTAAGGAGAACATTGTCCAAGTAAGAAAAGAGAGACGTGTGTTTGAGAAGTCATTTAAAAGACGTTACTGGTTCCCCAATCTCAGATCTTCAGGTCTTGGTTAAATGTTGGCGTTCGGTGGGACTTTTTCAGTATTCAACCAAAATCTCTCTTGACGTGTTCCAAGCGGCTgtgaacagaggaggagaaaaaaaaccacacacacactgaagtttGACTGAAGATTGTGCACGAATTCACTCCAGGTGGTTATGAACCTTTTGTatttcctgtcctcctccctcaGCGGATTCGGGCCACAGTGAACACTCAGGAGCAGAAGAGGCTGCTCATGGACCTGGACATCTCCATGAGGACAGTGGACTGTTTCTACACGGTCACCTTCTATGGAGCGCTGTTCAGAGAGGTAGCATAATGAGAAATTAATTGGAAACGATTTTGACCATggtttaggttgttttttttgttggcgAAAGCGCCCAAAATGCGCTGACTCCAGGCTCTTAAAGCTGAAAAGTTGCGGCTTCTCTTGGTCTTACAGTAAACGGAATATTTTGGGGACATTTGACGATGTCACCTTGTGCCCCAGAAAATCATGACGGGCATTTTCCATCGGTTTCTTGATTTTTGTAATCTGCAGAtgaatccataatgaaaataaccgtGAGCTGCAGTGTAATGACCTGCATACGTACTTCATTCTTTTTGAGTGCTCGTGAATGAGGGTATGTCTTAGAGACATGGGAAAAAAGGCGAGCGTGGTTGATAAGAGATGAATTGACAGTAGGTTACAGTGAAGCGAAGTTTCACATctgtttcaacattttaacGAGTTTGGATAAAGGTCTTGGACTCTGTGCTCATTTCTGACAAAGTCTTTAGCAGTAGTGCTATAATTGTGGTTATTTGATCATAAATACTGCCCTCTTTTATTAACCAAAACCAGATTTCAGATGCTGGCTCAGACATGACCCTGGATCATGtcaacacaatttaaaaaaaaaaaaaaaaaaaaaaaagagagagagactgaatgTCCCTTGATTTTTCAGGGATACTCGGAGCTAGGTTGTGAAAATCTGGCTAGAATAGCacaaaagaataagaaaacattttttgcctCTATTAGATGAAAGTTGACGTCATGTCAGTTCATTGTGTATGAAAATCAGCCTTCGAAATGATTTTTGTgcagtttctttctttcgtCAGATTTGCCAATAGCTGATTAACCCGTCGTTAGCCGATTGCTGCCAATAACATACATAAGGTCTCTAATTCCGCATCCATTGTTGGTGCGCAGCAAACCTAGACCCAGCGCTGCCTGCTAATGACACACAGGCCGGTGATGAAAAACACCTCTGAAGATTTTTCGGATGCAGAAAACTTCCTGCAGCAGCGACTGGATGTTCAGGATTTCCTCGCCGCAGCTAAAACAAATCTGTCGCTTCCTGTCTGTTTGGAATCCGGCCGggtgctttgtttttgttgccatttttcctGATCTCTTTCCAAATTTCGACTGTTGCCAGGGCGACGTCTGGATCTGCATGGAGCTGATGGACACCTCCCTCGACAAGTTCTACAAGCAGGTGATCGAGAAGGGTTTGACCATCCCCGAGGACATCCTGGGAAAGATCGCCGTCTCAGTGGGTTCACTCCAAACGCTTCTAACAGCATAATGTGAACGATTAAAAATTAATTCCAGGCGACGTACTTCCTGTGACTGCTCAGCTCATGTTAGCTTAATGACGGATATTCCTTATGTAACTCTAATTTGCTTATTAATGGGCTTTGTTATTACAGATAGTAAAAGCTTTGGAGCATCTGCACAGCAATCTGCAAGTCATTCACAGAGGTAAGAGCCTGAGTGGAAGCCCATTAAACCTCTCAGAGACAGCGTCAATAACTACTTGATGCATCATCACTCGGCGGCACCGAGctgctttcttcttttcttctttttttttctttctttcttcctttcttttacATCATGCTCATACCAGTGTTTGCATGTTCGGCCCGTGAACTAAAAGTCACCCTTTGCTGCTGTGTTACAGAAATTTCAGCCATTGGTTCCTGTTTGTTTGCGTGTGATATGAAAGTCTGTTAGCAGACTCTTTGCTAATTTGCTTACGTCGTGTGATCTATCGCAGTGAACATCAAGTCCGCATGTGCTCTTATCAAAGTTGCATCGCAATTTGGAGGTAAAGCAGTGCCGACTTCCCAGACGAATCTTCACTCAAAGCTGCACTAGTCGCTGTGTCGATATTATTATTAATCCTTGCTGTGTCAAACCTCTGCAGCCCGGCGGGGACCTACTGTGTGGCTCCATGCAGCCATTTAGAAAGATGATGAGCGCCTGAAATAAAGTCACGCCGTcgtgattaaaaaaacagaatgtgcACAGTGGGTGTACTGAAAGTAAAACCGCAGTTTGCCAcgccgtctgtctctctctcgtcGTAGATGTGAAGCCCTCCAACGTGCTGATCAACACCCAGGGCCAGGTGAAGATGTGCGACTTTGGCATCAGCGGCTACCTGGTCGACTCCGTGGCTAAAACCATGGACGCTGGCTGCAAACCTTACATGGCGGTAAGCAGGAAGGGACcaaatgaaaagatttaaaGTGCTCGTATGATTCAGCGTGCCGTGATttaactgttttcaaaatgacaaaccTGGCGCTTCATtttaaagtccaactgaaatcaaatcAGCCGTCCCTTTATTGCATTTACTGCTTAATTCATTGTTAGTGATTTTTATTACTTAAAGGAAGAAGTATGGTCTTTGGAGATGTATCAGAAATGCTCATCATCTAAACTGATTGATGTTGACAtttgctaactagctaactaacTATCTAGCCTGCAAGCTGACATTAGCAGTGATGGTTTTCTCCGGGTGGATGTTCAGGAAGCTAAGGTGCAACACAATACATGTGCGAGAGCCATTAGCTAGAAAGCTAATGTGGGGTCTCAGGTTATCTGGCGGCTGGTCACCGTCATCGTCAGCGACATTACTACTCcaaacaaatacagtttaacaTGAAATGATTTGGTTGGATAAACAACGGGTGCCAGTCCGCTGCGTCATTACGGaccaaaatatctcaacaaaaaTTGGATGGGTTGGCCTGAGATTTGGTTCCGTCATTAATGCCCCCCCCCACGAtgaattgtaattgtaattacTCTGACTTTTCAAATGGAACAataatcaggtcaaaattttaaattgatcaaTACTTTGTTTTTGACCCCAATACCTGCAAGATTAATGCCATTCCCAGCAGCCACAGCTGTGATTTGTGTTGTGGTGATTAGCAAATATTGTACGCACGCTAACAAACTAAACTAACATGCAAAACATAATAtttgctaaacatcaacattgtcattgtgagtatgttagcattaAAGGTTCCCTTTGTAGTTTTcttgcaaacaaagaaaattacatcTGTTAACAAATGCGTTGAATGCATACTTCCTCATAAAAAACCTTTGCATAGcccattttttaatattttaaatcagccattgtttacatccatgtttgctagcTTGTAGTCTTTCTCTTCTTTGCCTTGCGTTCACATGTGCGTCTTGGTTTTGCAAACGGTGCAAACAAAACGGGGACCCATTTGTAAAACCATTGCTCCATAGTGCTACTAAGGGTCACAAACTCCACGTTGTACATTTAAGGCAGTTataattgatcattttcaaaacaacatgTCAAATGACGATGTGACACCAATGtgacaatgacaatgtgaaagggttCGCTCATAGTGACGACCCTACAGAGATTTATCACCCAAATATCCAGCTTCGCTTGACTTTACGACACTTTACGATGAGTTTCAGGTCATTGTTGGGCTGTCCAACCCCCAACTGTACTGTGttagttcactctcactgctctcatagcgtTGTTTTCAACcgcaactgttttcagtgaaaaagctctgatagagccagctggtgaacatagtggagcattcagcagctaaagagccagatgtttccctcaggagctggtggagaccaaaaccagagctaaaagaagagggaatactggacttagatcCATCAGgttggacacaaacatgactccagatGAATCATCATGCTGCTCCTGTAACTGCTAATAAGTAATCACCCAATCGCTAACAAGTTCCCCATATCGGCTTAAGAGGtgatcagtgttgtgttcacaacttgttacCAGTGGCCTATTGGCCAGAAAATCAGTCATTGCGGGTTtaggtacagcctcacagagctgctggcaaggctgtagactcttaaaACAGAGCACAAGACGTAATTTACAGATGAAGAGAAGAGACGATCTATttactgaagcagaaaaaaacgtgcggtttgttttcagttggaATTTAAGAGATGCCTGACTTTTCcaatgattcattttatttgaattatatGATCTTTGCTCTGGACAATAAGTGACAGTAGTTTAACCTTGGAGTGcagaaaatgagaggatgagagaaaaatCTCTGCTTATTGTGAGTCCAGGATCCAATTTTTTGTATCACAGCTGCGGTTTGATTTGATCGTGAATACAAACTGTGAAAAGTCTTTTTATAACTTTGGCCTCAGCTTGTACATAGATGGGTGAACAGGTTcacctctctgtttctcattaGTATCCACACCCATTTAATGAGCCCGGTTACATTTTAACCCTGTCTGGGCTGCTGACGAGCCGAGTGGGTTTTGGAGCCAGGTTAGCGCTCAGGGAATATCGCGGTCTGTGTGCGTACTAGACGTTTAGGGTGGCGGGAGTGTGTGCATTTCGTGCTTGACAGCTGCTGCCATCAGTGACGTCGTTCAACTTTCTGTCCTGCAGCCGGAGAGGATCAACCCCGAGACGAACCAGAAAGGCTACAACGTCAAATCTGACATCTGGAGTTTAGGAATCACGATGGTAAAGCagcttttaattcttttttatttttttatttcggTGTGAATTTCTATAGGAAAACTTTTCatcccaccccccccccctcacgCACACATTTAATTCCATTAATTTGCTCATCCCAGTTTTTCTTTATGAAGTGTCTTCAtaattgcaaaaaataaaagcatctgaAGGGGTAAAAATgattgataattaaaaaaaaaaaaagactagcgTTCTCTGAGGCATAGCTCTCGGCAAAATAGCGTCTAGACGTTTTATTATGAGTTGTTAAATATTCATAGCTTTCTATCATCAAGGATTCAGCAATCTATGGCAATTTCCCCTGATTTGAACATGGCTCATCTTTCCCTCTGCTCATTAGATCGGCTACTGCAGATGAGCAGTACGGAGTGAATGTACCAGCACACGCCTGGTAATAGGAGAGCTAAATGTTTGGtgggtagaggagaggagttttAAGTGCCAGAGAGGACAGTTCagctttttcagtttcattaagAA
Protein-coding regions in this window:
- the map2k6 gene encoding dual specificity mitogen-activated protein kinase kinase 6 isoform X1, which gives rise to MEGGSEKEGKVFCASPPPHQSKGEMSQPKGGKRKPVLKLSKEVFEQPTPAALPPRDLDSKACVTIGEKNFEVKADDLEQICELGRGAYGVVDKMRHVPSGLIMAVKRIRATVNTQEQKRLLMDLDISMRTVDCFYTVTFYGALFREGDVWICMELMDTSLDKFYKQVIEKGLTIPEDILGKIAVSIVKALEHLHSNLQVIHRDVKPSNVLINTQGQVKMCDFGISGYLVDSVAKTMDAGCKPYMAPERINPETNQKGYNVKSDIWSLGITMIELAILRFPYDSWGTPFQQLKQVVEEPSPQLPADQFSPEFVDFTSQCLKKVSKERPTYTELMQHPFFTSHEAKETDVASFVKVILGD
- the map2k6 gene encoding dual specificity mitogen-activated protein kinase kinase 6 isoform X2 → MRHVPSGLIMAVKRIRATVNTQEQKRLLMDLDISMRTVDCFYTVTFYGALFREGDVWICMELMDTSLDKFYKQVIEKGLTIPEDILGKIAVSIVKALEHLHSNLQVIHRDVKPSNVLINTQGQVKMCDFGISGYLVDSVAKTMDAGCKPYMAPERINPETNQKGYNVKSDIWSLGITMIELAILRFPYDSWGTPFQQLKQVVEEPSPQLPADQFSPEFVDFTSQCLKKVSKERPTYTELMQHPFFTSHEAKETDVASFVKVILGD